In the genome of Streptomyces sp. NBC_00190, one region contains:
- a CDS encoding DMT family transporter, with protein MICALGAAVCFGTASVLQAMASRAVEPGTGSGVDPALMMRAVRQWRYLAGLGLDAVGFVFQIIALRHIPIYVVGAALAASLAVTAVVAARLMRVRLSRTEWGAVGVVCAGMLMLGLASGEEGTGEGSLALKLGLLAVAGLVLLVGTVAGRLPDGPRALVLGLAAGTGFGVVEVAVRLIDGFSPAELRNPALYALLLGGGAAFLLLTSALQRGSVTAATAGLVLGETVGPAVVGVVWLGDRPREGLAWLAVTGFVVAVTGALALARFGEPPEPAPVPVPPAA; from the coding sequence ATGATTTGCGCGCTGGGCGCGGCGGTCTGCTTCGGCACGGCGTCCGTTCTGCAGGCCATGGCGTCGCGAGCCGTGGAGCCGGGGACGGGGTCCGGAGTGGACCCGGCGCTGATGATGCGGGCGGTCCGGCAGTGGCGCTATCTGGCCGGTCTCGGCCTCGACGCGGTGGGCTTCGTGTTCCAGATCATCGCGCTGCGCCACATCCCGATCTACGTGGTGGGAGCCGCGCTGGCCGCGAGCCTGGCCGTGACGGCGGTGGTCGCGGCCCGGCTGATGCGGGTGCGGCTGTCCAGGACGGAGTGGGGCGCGGTGGGGGTGGTGTGCGCGGGGATGCTGATGCTGGGGCTGGCTTCCGGAGAGGAGGGCACGGGGGAGGGGTCGCTCGCGCTGAAGCTGGGGCTGCTGGCCGTGGCGGGGCTGGTGCTGCTGGTCGGCACGGTGGCGGGCCGGCTCCCGGACGGGCCGCGGGCGCTGGTGCTGGGTCTGGCCGCGGGGACGGGCTTCGGGGTGGTGGAGGTGGCGGTCCGGCTGATCGACGGCTTCTCGCCCGCCGAGCTGCGCAATCCCGCCCTGTACGCGCTGCTGTTGGGCGGGGGTGCGGCGTTCCTGCTGCTCACCTCGGCCCTCCAGCGCGGCTCGGTGACGGCGGCGACGGCCGGCCTGGTGCTCGGCGAGACGGTCGGCCCGGCGGTGGTGGGGGTGGTCTGGCTGGGCGACCGCCCCCGGGAGGGCCTGGCCTGGCTGGCGGTGACGGGCTTCGTGGTGGCGGTGACCGGAGCCCTTGCACTGGCCCGCTTCGGGGAGCCCCCGGAACCCGCGCCGGTGCCCGTACCCCCGGCCGCGTGA
- a CDS encoding glutathionylspermidine synthase family protein — MERHTIEPRPDWQKTVEEQGLIYPLTRYPDDSLRPYWDESAYYSFSLPEVEALEDVVEELHAMCLAAAAHIVEHDRFADLGITDPELAALIAESWRRRAEQPSLYGRFDLRYDGTGSPAKMLEYNADTPTSLVEAASPQWFWMEARFPGADQWNSLHERLVDAWRRQAELLPPGPLHFAHSETDELGEDLMTVAYLKETAEQAGLDTQALSVEQIGWDSLSGRFVDEKLRFIRSCFKLYPWEWLATDEFGPQVLGTYDHGGGSGTTCWIEPLWKMLLSNKALLAILWELFPEHPNLLPAYLDGPRELAEPGAGGYVAKPLLGREGAGVTLHPADGTGEPFTPEEGERYCFQALAPLPDFDGNRVVLGAWVVEDEAAGLGIRESAGPVTDEYARFLPHVIL; from the coding sequence GTGGAGCGGCACACCATCGAGCCCCGCCCCGACTGGCAGAAGACCGTCGAGGAGCAGGGGCTGATCTACCCCCTCACCCGGTACCCCGACGACTCCCTGCGCCCCTACTGGGACGAGAGCGCCTACTACTCCTTCTCCCTTCCCGAGGTCGAGGCGCTGGAGGACGTCGTCGAGGAACTGCACGCCATGTGCCTGGCCGCGGCCGCGCACATCGTCGAGCACGACCGCTTCGCCGACCTCGGCATCACCGACCCGGAGCTCGCCGCGCTGATCGCCGAGTCCTGGCGCCGCCGCGCCGAACAGCCCTCCCTCTACGGCCGTTTCGACCTGCGCTACGACGGCACCGGCAGCCCGGCCAAGATGCTGGAGTACAACGCCGACACCCCCACCTCCCTCGTGGAGGCGGCCAGTCCGCAGTGGTTCTGGATGGAGGCGCGCTTCCCGGGCGCCGACCAGTGGAACTCCCTGCACGAGCGCCTCGTCGACGCCTGGCGCCGGCAGGCCGAGCTGCTTCCGCCCGGCCCCCTGCACTTCGCGCACTCCGAGACCGACGAGCTCGGCGAGGACCTGATGACGGTCGCCTACCTCAAGGAGACCGCGGAGCAGGCCGGCCTGGACACCCAGGCCCTGTCCGTGGAGCAGATCGGCTGGGACAGCCTGTCCGGCCGGTTCGTGGACGAGAAGCTCCGCTTCATCCGCTCCTGCTTCAAGCTCTACCCGTGGGAGTGGCTGGCCACCGACGAGTTCGGCCCCCAGGTCCTCGGCACGTACGACCACGGCGGCGGCTCCGGCACCACCTGCTGGATCGAGCCGCTGTGGAAGATGCTGCTGTCCAACAAGGCGCTGCTGGCGATCCTGTGGGAGCTCTTCCCGGAGCACCCGAACCTGCTGCCCGCCTACCTCGACGGCCCGCGCGAGCTGGCGGAGCCCGGCGCCGGGGGCTACGTGGCCAAGCCGCTGCTGGGCCGCGAGGGCGCCGGGGTCACCCTCCACCCGGCGGACGGCACCGGCGAGCCGTTCACGCCGGAGGAGGGGGAGCGGTACTGCTTCCAGGCCCTGGCCCCGCTGCCCGACTTCGACGGCAACCGGGTGGTGCTCGGCGCGTGGGTCGTCGAGGACGAGGCGGCGGGGCTCGGCATCCGCGAATCGGCGGGGCCGGTCACGGACGAGTACGCCCGCTTCCTGCCCCACGTGATCCTGTAG